The Catenuloplanes niger genome includes a window with the following:
- a CDS encoding DinB family protein, producing MAEQRAVGFGGMFLKPEEDPRTSGNPVGELATIREYLTNYRLTLELKCRDLTPEQLAARSVPPSTMSLLGLVRHMARVEHNWFHRVLRGRLDVPRIYWRPDDEDLDFAEAAGTPEAVADAFASWRAQVADADAWLDSITEADLGTVRTTARGEPTAVRDVLVHMIEEYARHCGHADLLRECIDGRTGQ from the coding sequence ATGGCGGAACAGCGTGCGGTGGGGTTCGGTGGGATGTTCCTGAAGCCGGAGGAGGACCCGCGCACCTCGGGAAACCCGGTCGGTGAGCTGGCCACGATCCGGGAGTACCTGACGAACTACCGGCTCACGCTGGAGCTCAAGTGCCGTGACCTGACGCCGGAGCAGCTGGCCGCCCGGTCGGTGCCGCCGTCCACGATGAGCCTGCTCGGGCTGGTGCGGCACATGGCGCGGGTCGAGCACAACTGGTTCCACCGGGTGCTGCGCGGCCGTCTCGACGTGCCGCGCATCTACTGGCGGCCGGACGACGAGGATCTCGACTTCGCCGAGGCGGCCGGCACGCCGGAGGCGGTCGCGGACGCGTTCGCGTCCTGGCGCGCGCAGGTCGCCGACGCGGATGCCTGGCTGGACTCGATCACGGAGGCGGACCTCGGCACCGTGCGGACCACCGCGCGCGGCGAGCCGACCGCGGTCCGCGACGTGCTGGTCCACATGATCGAGGAGTACGCCCGGCACTGCGGCCACGCCGACCTGCTGCGCGAGTGCATCGACGGCCGCACCGGGCAGTGA
- a CDS encoding hybrid sensor histidine kinase/response regulator, which produces MSDLSEQIRPEIDFEALFGALPALFLVLDPEFRIVAVNDAYLDATMTRRAEIVGRDIFAVFPDNPDDPAATGVANLRASLERAARTRRPDSMAVQKYDVARPDGGGFEERYWSPRNVPITDAQGRLAYLVHHVEDVTEFVLLQRQGVRHTAELEEWAGQMQAVILRRSQELHEANRLLRAANDAKNDFLSRVSHELRTPLNAILGFSELLSLSVPEPEHHDWSTMILKAGRHLLVLLDDVLDISRIEGGHLTLEAEAVPVGPLIDEALALIRPIADAAGVHLTPPPRLPADLCVSADRHRLRQVLINLLSNAVKYNHPTGTASVSVGRRPDGILRIRVVDTGRGIPPEAVGRLFTPFERLDAARAGFEGTGLGLALSRHLTLGMGGTLEVSSIPGRGSTFRIDLPVTTGSAREAQVVNAASLEPRTYAAPRTVLYVEDVAENLRLVEQMLARRPSVTLIGAMLAVTGLDLARAHHPDLILLDLHLPDMPGEALLELLRADPVTRDIPVVVLSADATQHHIDALHACGVAAYLTKPIAMRDLLDTLDTLLAAPAAAEPSIAV; this is translated from the coding sequence ATGTCGGATTTGTCGGAACAGATCCGGCCGGAGATCGACTTCGAGGCGCTGTTCGGTGCGTTGCCGGCGCTGTTCCTCGTCCTGGACCCGGAGTTCCGGATCGTCGCGGTGAACGACGCCTACCTGGACGCCACCATGACCCGGCGGGCGGAGATCGTCGGCCGCGACATCTTCGCCGTGTTCCCGGACAACCCCGACGATCCCGCGGCGACCGGTGTGGCGAACCTGCGCGCCTCGCTGGAGCGGGCCGCGCGCACCCGCCGGCCGGACAGCATGGCCGTGCAGAAGTACGACGTGGCCCGCCCGGACGGCGGCGGCTTCGAGGAACGCTACTGGAGCCCGCGCAACGTGCCGATCACCGACGCGCAGGGCCGGCTCGCGTACCTCGTCCACCACGTCGAGGACGTCACCGAGTTCGTCCTGCTGCAACGCCAGGGCGTGCGGCACACCGCGGAACTGGAGGAGTGGGCCGGACAGATGCAGGCGGTGATCCTGCGCCGCTCCCAGGAACTGCACGAGGCGAACCGGCTGCTGCGCGCGGCGAACGACGCGAAGAACGACTTCCTGTCCCGGGTCAGCCACGAACTGCGTACCCCGTTGAACGCGATCCTGGGTTTCAGCGAACTGCTCAGCCTCAGCGTGCCGGAACCGGAACACCACGACTGGTCCACCATGATCCTGAAGGCGGGCCGGCACCTGCTGGTGCTGCTCGACGACGTGCTCGACATCTCCCGCATCGAGGGCGGCCACCTCACCCTGGAGGCCGAGGCGGTGCCGGTCGGGCCGCTGATCGACGAGGCGCTCGCCCTGATCCGGCCGATCGCGGACGCGGCCGGGGTGCACCTGACACCGCCACCGCGGCTGCCCGCCGACCTGTGCGTCAGCGCGGACCGGCACCGGCTCCGCCAGGTGCTGATCAACCTGCTGTCCAACGCCGTCAAGTACAACCATCCCACCGGTACGGCGAGCGTCTCCGTGGGCCGGCGACCCGACGGCATCCTGCGCATCCGGGTGGTGGACACCGGCCGCGGCATCCCACCGGAGGCGGTCGGCCGGCTGTTCACCCCGTTCGAGCGGCTGGACGCGGCGCGGGCCGGCTTCGAGGGCACCGGGCTCGGCCTCGCGCTGTCCCGCCACCTGACCCTCGGCATGGGCGGCACGCTCGAGGTGTCCAGCATCCCCGGGCGCGGCAGCACGTTCCGGATCGATCTGCCGGTCACCACCGGATCGGCGCGCGAGGCCCAGGTGGTGAACGCGGCGAGCCTGGAACCGCGCACGTACGCCGCACCGCGCACCGTGCTCTACGTCGAGGACGTCGCGGAGAACCTGCGGCTGGTCGAACAGATGCTGGCCCGCCGCCCCTCGGTCACGCTGATCGGCGCGATGCTCGCGGTCACCGGCCTGGACCTGGCCCGCGCGCACCACCCCGACCTGATCCTGCTGGACCTGCACCTGCCGGACATGCCCGGCGAGGCACTGCTGGAACTGTTGCGCGCGGACCCGGTCACCCGCGACATCCCGGTCGTGGTGCTCAGCGCGGACGCCACCCAGCACCACATCGACGCGCTGCACGCGTGCGGCGTCGCCGCCTACCTCACCAAGCCGATCGCGATGCGCGACCTGCTCGACACGCTCGACACGCTGCTCGCCGCGCCCGCCGCCGCGGAACCCTCGATCGCGGTGTGA
- a CDS encoding acyltransferase domain-containing protein has translation MDFDDIAGRLGVPVEEIARVDRLAGDRPSAPLPDRADAPALLERLAVRPDDAAEIMAGWPSESWPPELRWLLDRSIALVRADLGGYDWLAPGPELPRDRGPAWRHLYVYAYLALTGVALGYHREHDIPEAVSWATLADLGRNLAIDRRMNREGWPVMQAWLTLHVRGGLYELGRLQAHRGDGTIGLHIPDSGPLTPAAITASLDEARAFFPRHFPDETYTAFSCGSWLLDPQLREYLPADSNIIRFQDRFTLDPYEEPEGLDADLEVRRFVFRTLTTPLDRLPRDSVLQRAIVDHLRSGRHWQWRRGTFPI, from the coding sequence ATGGATTTCGACGACATCGCGGGCCGGCTCGGTGTGCCGGTCGAGGAGATCGCCCGGGTGGACCGGCTCGCCGGTGACCGGCCGTCCGCGCCGCTGCCCGACCGTGCCGACGCGCCCGCGCTGCTGGAGCGGCTCGCGGTGCGGCCGGACGACGCCGCGGAGATCATGGCGGGCTGGCCCTCGGAGTCGTGGCCGCCGGAGCTGCGCTGGCTGCTCGACCGGTCGATCGCGCTGGTCCGCGCGGACCTCGGCGGCTACGACTGGCTGGCACCCGGCCCGGAGCTGCCGCGTGACCGGGGCCCGGCCTGGCGGCACCTCTACGTGTACGCGTACCTGGCGCTGACCGGCGTCGCGCTCGGCTACCACCGCGAGCATGACATCCCCGAGGCCGTGTCCTGGGCGACGCTGGCCGACCTGGGCCGCAACCTCGCGATCGACCGGCGGATGAACCGCGAGGGCTGGCCGGTCATGCAGGCCTGGCTGACGCTGCACGTGCGCGGCGGCCTCTACGAGCTGGGCCGGCTCCAGGCCCACCGCGGCGACGGCACCATCGGCCTGCACATCCCGGACTCGGGGCCGCTCACCCCGGCGGCGATCACGGCGTCGCTCGACGAGGCCCGCGCGTTCTTCCCGCGGCACTTCCCGGACGAGACCTACACTGCGTTCTCCTGCGGTTCCTGGCTGCTCGACCCGCAGCTGCGCGAGTACCTGCCGGCGGACTCCAACATCATCCGGTTCCAGGACCGGTTCACGCTCGACCCGTACGAGGAGCCGGAGGGTCTGGACGCCGACCTCGAGGTGCGCCGCTTCGTGTTCCGCACGCTGACCACGCCGCTCGACCGGCTGCCCCGGGACAGCGTGCTGCAGCGCGCGATCGTCGACCACCTGCGCTCCGGCCGGCACTGGCAGTGGCGCCGCGGCACCTTCCCGATCTAG